A DNA window from Anastrepha ludens isolate Willacy chromosome 6, idAnaLude1.1, whole genome shotgun sequence contains the following coding sequences:
- the LOC128868014 gene encoding protein windpipe — translation MPLLRTNSRATQLPLTCAFSLLLCALLIQATPTPSAEVSSNVNDTKPDNCPADCECVLARHTHSHFLHAKCSSLEGLRSYAPEEDALPIHSLDLSYLNLKRLSHPLEKLPDVTSIDLSHNELHEIGHLGRRIKKLNLKHNRITSSKLTKLPAHLQVLNLQHNDITNLPLEFKRLSNLETLELSHNQINCSCETLEVRNWLQERHVFMEHAITCTYPTEVQGKPWLQVKQSDICAREKSGRLLDEEDNELMMGDQPVEGSGDQDDEDELGKAFIPLDKASTVKTSAVQLDAVEGSGDLSDVNAPVNLVMTTLVPAVESSQEQVTTDAPPLPIEQEEDEEDGSGSGGGLLIIPNIARGHFITDDFEAPDDDDTDDAFDNKPLEQPTSEEKEESHKHAEDIFGVGMGIFDTDANGAEQTEAPTEVKAEAPVTEEVIVPIVQHNAESENVPDVNTEGYSSGEASAILTANAGGEPKDDSSATYFLLGVLGLIVVGLILFVGIKRCKHNRNAAHDAENPRQTELLDMDKKNLGKPLRNGNEHAPLIGDQTKLDLAKPINGTGQKKPYDANDVKDGPGQQQPLLKGSNGAGANEQVVNKENAPPATEATAPPHEYHPITPRYPTPKSPRASKYAQYPPQGTEHNNNNDDSYLPSSPKSGRYSPVYSPETGRVKIKLTETPRPKTPMLVTRSKSNAGDIITTPVVATNGIDNTLTVPGIHAPTATLVNGH, via the coding sequence ATGCCGCTGTTACGCACAAACTCCAGAGCGACGCAACTGCCACTAACCTGCGCTTTTTCACTGCTGCTATGCGCACTGCTCATACAGGCTACGCCCACGCCCAGCGCAGAAGTGTCGAGTAATGTGAACGACACAAAACCAGACAACTGCCCCGCTGACTGTGAATGCGTTTTGGCGCGGCATACACATTCGCACTTCCTGCATGCCAAATGCTCGAGTTTGGAGGGTTTGCGCTCGTATGCACCCGAAGAAGACGCACTGCCCATACATTCGTTGGATTTGtcttatttgaatttgaaacgCTTGTCGCATCCGCTGGAGAAACTGCCCGATGTGACATCGATTGATCTCTCGCACAATGAGCTGCACGAAATCGGACATCTAGGACGTCGCATTAAGAAGCTGAACCTCAAACACAATCGCATTACGTCAAGCAAATTAACTAAGTTGCCGGCACATTTGCAGGTGTTGAACTTGCAACACAATGATATCACCAATTTACCATTGGAATTCAAACGTTTGTCGAATTTGGAGACACTCGAACTGAGTCACAATCAAATCAACTGCTCTTGTGAGACATTGGAAGTGCGCAATTGGCTGCAGGAGCGTCATGTGTTCATGGAACATGCCATCACTTGCACATATCCCACAGAGGTGCAGGGTAAGCCATGGTTGCAGGTGAAACAATCGGACATTTGTGCGCGCGAAAAAAGTGGGCGCCTACTCGATGAGGAGGACAATGAGCTGATGATGGGCGATCAACCAGTCGAGGGTTCGGGCGATCAGGACGATGAGGATGAGTTGGGCAAGGCGTTCATTCCACTCGACAAGGCAAGCACTGTCAAGACAAGCGCGGTGCAATTGGATGCAGTTGAAGGTTCTGGCGATTTGAGTGATGTGAATGCACCAGTCAATTTGGTTATGACCACACTCGTGCCAGCCGTGGAGAGTTCGCAAGAACAGGTTACAACAGATGCGCCACCACTGCCGATCGAACAAGAGGAGGATGAAGAAGATGGTTCCGGTAGCGGTGGTGGTCTACTGATTATACCCAACATTGCACGCGGTCACTTCATCACCGATGATTTCGAGGCGCCCGATGATGATGACACTGACGACGCATTCGACAATAAGCCACTAGAGCAGCCCACTTCAGAGGAGAAGGAGGAGTCACATAAGCATGCAGAGGATATATTCGGCGTTGGCATGGGCATTTTTGATACCGACGCCAATGGTGCTGAGCAAACCGAGGCACCCACCGAAGTCAAAGCAGAAGCGCCGGTTACAGAAGAAGTTATCGTGCCCATCGTACAACACAATGCTGAGTCGGAGAATGTGCCCGATGTAAATACCGAGGGATACTCGAGTGGAGAAGCCAGCGCCATTTTAACTGCAAATGCGGGCGGTGAACCCAAAGATGATAGTAGCGCCACCTACTTCTTGTTGGGTGTGCTCGGTCTCATTGTTGTCGGCTTGATACTCTTTGTGGGCATCAAGCGCTGCAAACACAATCGTAATGCCGCACACGATGCCGAAAATCCACGTCAAACCGAACTACTCGACATGGACAAGAAGAATCTGGGCAAACCATTGCGCAACGGCAACGAGCATGCACCACTTATCGGCGATCAAACCAAATTGGACCTTGCGAAACCGATCAACGGCACCGGTCAAAAGAAACCATACGATGCGAACGATGTGAAAGATGGTCCCGGTCAACAGCAACCACTACTCAAGGGCAGCAATGGTGCAGGAGCCAACGAACAAGTGGTGAACAAAGAAAATGCGCCACCAGCCACAGAAGCAACTGCACCACCACACGAATATCATCCCATCACACCACGTTACCCCACACCAAAGTCGCCACGTGCCTCCAAGTATGCACAATACCCACCACAGGGTACCgagcacaacaacaataatgatgATAGTTATCTGCCTTCGTCGCCAAAATCAGGACGCTACTCGCCAGTGTATTCACCCGAAACGGGACGCGTCAAAATCAAATTGACCGAAACACCACGTCCCAAAACACCAATGTTGGTGACACGCAGCAAATCGAATGCGGGCGATATCATAACGACGCCTGTAGTGGCGAC